A genomic segment from Melospiza georgiana isolate bMelGeo1 chromosome 17, bMelGeo1.pri, whole genome shotgun sequence encodes:
- the DLGAP4 gene encoding disks large-associated protein 4 isoform X5, with protein sequence MALCLELLRQCSSCLVAYKKTPPPVPPRTTSKPFISVTVQSSTESAQDTYLDSQDHKSEVTSQSGLSNSSDSLDSTRTPSVTRGSVVTAARDTPELPQKNATLKSDKGTLTNEEPKVENIPKRKLSSIGIQVDCLQPVAKEEPPPPATKFQSIGVQVEDEWRNSHSRSMSSKQDTDSDTQEPNNSSCKSSERSLAECPQHNNSVGVDASTRQPAKPSQIKRNLSYGENNDPALEPSSLPPPDPWLESSSTSPSEPAQAGPCRRDGFWFLKLLQAETERLEGWCRQMDQETKENNLSEEVLGKVLSAVGSAQLLMSQKFQQFHGLCEQNLNPNANPRPTAQDLAGFWDLLQLSIEDISMKFDELYHLKANSWQLAETPERKEEKKPPPPVPKKPAKSKSQLGRDKGSDSDKQRQEARKRLMAAKRAASVRQNSATESADSIEIYVPEAQTRL encoded by the exons GTTCATCATGCCTAGTGGCATATAAAAAGACTCCACCTCCCGTCCCACCTCGGACCACGTCCAAGCCCTTCATCTCTGtcactgtgcagagcagcactgagtcAGCCCAGGACACCTACCTGGACAGCCAGGACCACAAGAGTGAGGTCACCAGCCAGTCGGGGCTCAGCAATTCCTCAGACAGCTTGGACAGCACCAGGACACCCAGCGTCACCAGGGGCAGCGTCGTGACTGCAGCCAGAGACACTCCAGAGTTACCTCAGAAAAATGCAACTTTGAAAAGTGACAAAGGGACTCTGACTAACGAAGAGCCTAAAGTGGAGAATATCCCCAAAAGAAAGCTATCATCTATAGGAATACAA GTTGACTGCCTTCAGCCAGTGGCAAAAGAGGAGCCTCCTCCACCAGCCACCAAATTCCAGTCCATCGGGGTACAGGTAGAGGACGAGTGGCG gaacagccacTCCCGCAGCATGTCCTCCAAACAGGACACAGACTCTGACACGCAGGAGCCCAATAACTCCAGCTGTAAATCATCTGAGAGAAGCCTCGCTGAGTGCCCCCAGCACAACAACTCCGTTGGTGTTGATGCCTCCACCAGGCAACCAGCCAAGCCCTCACAGATTAAGAGAAACCTCTCCTATGGAGAAAACAACGACCCGGCCCTGGAgccttcctctctccctcctcctgacCCCTGGCTCGAGAGCTCCTCCACGTCGCCGTCGGAGCCGGCGCAGGCGGGGCCCTGCCGGCGGGACGGCTTCTGgttcctgaagctgctgcaggcagagaccGAGCGCCTGGAGGGCTGGTGCCGCCAGATGGACCAGGAGACCAAAGAGAACAATCTCTCTGAGGAAG TCTTAGGAAAAGTCCTGAGTGCAGTGGGCAGTGCACAGTTACTAATGTCACAGAAGTTCCAGCAATTCCACGGCCTCTGTGAGCAAAACTTG AACCCTAATGCCAATCCCAGACCCACAGCCCAGGACTTGGCTGGATTTTGGGATCTCCTCCAGCTGTCCATTGAAGACATCAGCATGAAGTTTGACGAGCTGTACCACCTCAAAGCTAATAGCTGGCAATTGGCAGAGACACCGGAGAGAAAG gaagagaagaagcCACCGCCTCCAGTGCCAAAGAAGCCAGCCAAGTCCAAATCGCAGCTGGGCCGGGACAAAGGCTCCGACTCGGACAAGCAGCGGCAGGAGGCACGGAAGCGGCTGATGGCGGCCAAGCGCGCGGCCTCCGTGCGGCAGAACTCGGCCACCGAGAGTGCCGACAGCATCGAGATCTACGTCCCCGAGGCCCAGACCCGCCTCTGA